AATGAGCTGCCTATTAACAATTGTTTCTATTAGTTCTGCCTTTTCATTTCATGGAAGTGATTATTTAAATATTACCATGGATCCATTACGTTTACCGGCTCAAATAGTATCAGGAATCGGTTTCGTTGGAGCTGGTGTAATTCTCCGAAGAGGTAATGATACAATAGCTGGCTTAACAACAGCTGCTATGATTTGGGGCGCATCAGGTATCGGAATAATTGTTGGGGCTGGCTTTTACGCCGAGGCTTTAGCAGGCGTAGGCTTATTAATAATAAGTGTAGAATTAATTCCTTACTTAATTAACAAGCTTGGTCCTAAAAGATTAAAAGAAAGAGATATAAGTTTAAAGCTAACAGTATTAGGAAGCGATAATATAAATATTGTCATTGATCAAATTACCGCTCAGGATATAACAGTTAAAAACATTAAAATAAAAGGATTAAATAATGATGAACATTATGTCCAAATGAAATTATTAGTGTTTAATAAACGAAGAACGACAGAAATTTATTATGATATTGAACAAATAGAAAACATCCGTGGAATTGAAATAGAAAGTATATAGTAGTGATAAGTTATTGCTTATTGGTAAAAATAAGTGTTACGAAATTGCGATGGAGGAATAAACTTGAAAGTGTTTCGTAACCAACCTATCTATTTTAAATCCTATACACTATTTAAAATTACATTAATTTTATTATCGTTAATTGCTATTTTCGGATTAATCATCCATTTCGCTGAGCCATTTACTTTTCCAACTGTTTGGGACGGTATGTGGTGGTCAATAGTAACTACATTTACAGTAGGTTACGGCGATTACGTACCTCTATCTCCAGTTGGACGTTTTTTTGCAGTTATCTTAATTTTACTTGGTACTGGATTTGGTTCTTATTATATGATTTCATTCACAGCACAAACATTTAAGAACCAGGACGCGGATTTTAGAGGTGCACTTACATTTACGAAAAAGAACCATATTATAATAGTAGGATGGAACGAACGAGTTAAAAATGTTATTAAACAACTACGTGCATCTTCAAACCAGGTCTATATTGTATTAATTGATGAAAGTTTAGAGTTATTACCTCCTGATTTAGAAAAAGTGCACTTTGTAAAAGGCTCTGCCTCCAATGACTCAGTTTTAGAAAAAGCAAATATAAAATTTGCCAATACAATCTTAATTACTGCTGATCAAAATAAAAATGAGCAAGATGCTGATATGCAAACAATTTTAACAATCATTGCTACGAAAGGTCTTAACCAATCAATTAACTGTATCGCAGAAATCTTAACCAAAAATCAAGTTATTAATGCAAATCGAGCTGGCGCCAATGAAATAATTGAAGCGCATTTGTTAACTTCCTTTGTAATGTCAGGTTCAATTATGCATAAAGGATATTCAGATGTTGTACTTAAGTTAACAAATCAATTAGAAAACTTTACAGTAAAAATATTGGAAGTTGAACAAAAAATGATTGGAAAATTTTATTTCGATATTGTAGTTGAAGAATTAAACAACGATAAAATGATTATTGGAATCATTCGTGATAAACAAACAATCATCAGACCCGATAAAAGTATTAAAATTACTAAAGATGATTTTCTGATCTTACTTACTTAACAATCGCTATCAAAAAAGAGAGCCAATCGGAAGATTTGGCTCTTTTTTTTTATAAAAGTTCATCCTCAATTCTCTTAAGAATTTCAAACCCTTTTATTTGATATTTTCTAGGAACTTTTCCATCTTTTTCAAGTGGTTCTTGGAACTGATTTAATGATCCAGTTAAATTTCCCTCTATACCAACATTATCATCTAACCCCTCATTATAAATATGAGTTAATAAAAAGGGAGTCTCAAATTGTACAACAGCCCCATCCATATCTAACGAACCTGAAGTAACATTAAAGGGTAATCTTAAATATTGATACCCGTCATCGTCCTGCATTAATAAATCAAAACTCCCATGATCATATTCCCAGTTTGCTCCAATTACAAATCCATGATTTTTTAATTTCCCCTCAATGTCATTAAGCGGAAATATTGCATTCTCTAATTTAGATTTTAAAGGATACATGCTTTTCTCCTCCTTTTTCAATAGTATTTTCTTATTAAGTAAAAACATGAATATTAATTTTAATTTAAATAAAAAAACCGTTGTTAAATTCAATTTAACAACGGCCTTTTTGTCTTAATATTATTTTAAGCGTTCTTCTAATTGCATTTTTAGTTCTTCAAATCCTGGTTTACCTAATAATGCAAACATATTTTTCTTGTATGCTTCAACACCTGGTTGATCAAACGGATTTACACCAAGTAAATATCCACTCATCGCACAAGCTAGTTCAAAGAAGTATACTGTATAACCGAAAGTATACTCATCTAATTTTGGTAATGAAACAATTAGATTTGGTACTCCACCGTCAGCATGAGCTAATATTGTACCTTCAAAAGCTTTTTTATTAACAAAATCTACAGTTTTACCAGCAAGATAATTTAATCCATCAGAGTCGTTATCCTCAAGTTCAATTGTTAATTCATGGCGAGGATTTTCAACAGATAAAACTGTTTCAAATAAATCACGTCGACCTTCTTGTACATATTGTCCAAGAGAATGTAAATCCGTTGAGAAGTTTGCTGAAGATGGATAGATACCTTTTTGGTCTTTCCCTTCACTCTCTCCAAATAATTGCTTCCACCATTCTCCAAAGTATTGTAAAGATGGTTCGTAGTTAACAAGCATCTCAATTGTTTTCCCTTTGTTATATAAAACATTACGAACAACTGCATATTGATATGCTTGATTATCTTCTAATTCTGAAGAGTTGTATTCTTTATATGCATCTTGTGCACCCTTCATCATTTGTTCAATATCAATACCCGCTGCAGCAATCGGTAATAAACCTACTGCAGTTAATACTGAATAACGTCCACCTACATCATCAGGAATAACAAATGTTTCATATCCCTTTTCATCAGCAACAGTTTTTAATGCCCCACGTTCCTTATCAGTTGTAGCATAAATACGATGTTTAGCTTCTTCAACACCATATTTTTCTTCTAACAGCTTTCTAAAAATACGGAATGCAATAGCTGGTTCAGTAGTTGTCCCAGATTTTGAAATAACATTAATAGAAAAATCCTTATCCTTTAAAACTTGAGTTAAATCGTGCATATATGTAGAACTAATATTATTTCCTACGAAGAAAACTTGAGGTGCTTTTCTTTCTTCTTTAGATGCAATATTAAAAAATGAGTGTTGTAACATTTCAATTGCAGCGCGTGCACCTAAATAAGATCCACCGATACCAATTACTAAAAGAACGTCTGAATCTGATTTAATTTTCTCTGCTGCTTTTTGAATTCGAGAAAATTCTTCTTTGTCATAGTCATTAGGTAACTCTACCCATCCTAGAAAGTCGCTACCTGCACCTGTTTTTTCATGAATTGTATGGTGAAATAATTTCACGGCATCCCTTAAATATGATATTTCATGATCTTGAAAAAACATTTTTGCTTTTGAATAGTCAAATTTAATATGAGAAGTCATACATCAAACCTCCTTAAATAGTTGTAATACCTTTACAATGTACCTAATTAAATAATTGAAAGCAAGTAAATGCAATTATATTTATGTGAAAAAATTAACAAAAAATTAAAAGATATTTCTTCTTATAATTATTTTTGAGTACATAAACAAAAATAAATGAGGAAAGCTATGTTAGAAGGTCATAAAAAGGAGGTTAACCTATATGAGTACATTACAACGTATTGCACTTATTTTTACAATTATTGGGGCTATAAACTGGGGTTTAATTGGATTTTTTCAATTTGATTTAGTTGCAGCAATTTTTGGTGGTGCAGATTCTGCATTTGCTCGAATTATTTATGGTATCGTTGGTATTTCAGGATTAATTAACCTTGGCTTATTATTTAAACCTTCAGAAGAGCTAGGAACACATCCTGAAACAAATGAAGTAAGATAAATTGCAGACGAAATTAGTCTCTTTTGTATCTATACTTTCCTAAGAATTAAAAAGGAAGGGTAAATCCCCTTCCTTTTTAATTCGTCATATTTTCTTTCTTCATCTCAACACGAAGCCATTCATTTAATTTTTTATGCAGGGTACTAAATCCATCTGGTTTAAGTTCTCTTAATAGTCTAGCTGCATGTTTTAAGTTCTCTTCACCATTAAATCCTTGATCGATACTTGCTCCTTTTAAAGACAAACTTATTTTTCCTGTCATCTCATCAATAGACAGTACACGTACATTTACTAATTGCCCAACAGAAATATAGTCTCGAATATCGCGAACATATCCATTTATAATTTCGGAAATATGTACTAGTCCTTGTGTTTGTTGATCAAGTGAAATAAAGGCACCATACGTTTGAATCCCTGTTACTTTACCAGTGTAAACTTTTCCAATATTGTAGTTTTGTGCCATTCAAAACACTCCTAATTTTCGTTCAATTCCACTAACTAAATTTTAGCACACACAGACCAACTTTTAAAGTTTGCTTACTACTCATAAATGGCACTTCTTTTCTAAAATCCCTTTACTTATTATAGTCACTTTAAAGGTTGGGTTATTTCAATTATTTTAAATAAATACTTTGTCTCTATTAGAATTGACGAAAAACTTATAATTTAAAAGTATTTTAACGATTTGCATAACATATGGTGACATACAGAGCATTACTTTGATAAAGAATGTATTCCTTCCGTTTGGACATAATAATCCAAAAACTTAAAGGAGAGTTTGGATGATGAATCATTCTGGAACAATGCAGTCAACATATAAGGTTTCTGGACTTGATGTTTATTATGAACTTTACGGATACCATAATAGCAATAAGCAAGATTCAAAAGTATTTGTATTAATTCACGGTTTTTTATCATCTTGCTTCAGTTTCCGAAGACTAATCCCTTTTATCTCAAAAGATCATGTTGTTGTCGTAATTGACCTACCCCCGTTTGGGAAAAGTGGAAAGCATTTAAATTTTAAATATTCGTATGATAACTTTGCGAATGTCGTTATCTCTCTTGTAAATCATTTAAATTTACAAAACATTTATTTAGTTGGACATTCTATGGGTGGGCAAATTGCTTTATATGTAACAAAGAAAGAACCGGAGCTTGTTAAAAAAGTGATTTTATTATGTAGTTCTGGTTATTTAGGAAGGGCAAATCCACATTTAATAATTTCATCTTATTTTCCTTTTTTCTATCTATATATTAAAAGGCATTTAGCTAAACAAGGTATTATGAATTCACTAATTTCAGTTGTTCATAATCAGAAGTTAATCGATGATGAGATGATAAACGGATACAAGGAACCTTTTTTACAAGATGAAATTTTTAGAGCATTAACAAAGATGATTCGTGATCGAGAAGGTGATTTAAGTCCTGAAGATTTACAAAATATATCTGTACCTACTCTATTAATTTGGGGTGAAAAAGATAAAGTTGTTCCATTAGAAGTAGGCGAAAGATTGCATCGTGATTTAAGGTACTCAACTTTATATACTTATCCAGAAGCAGGACACTTAATTCCTGAAGAAATTCCTGAACATATTTATGAACGTATTTCAAATTTTGTATAAGAAAAAGAGTCCTCAATCTGGACTCTTTTTCACATTTATTATATTTCAAATATCGGCAAAGTAATAATAACCTTCAAGCCTTTACCATCTATATTCATAAATTTTATCTTACCATTGTGTTGGTCAATAATATGTTTTACGATGGCAAGTCCTAATCCGGTTCCACCTTCGTTTCTAGATCTTGCTTTATCGACTCGATAAAATCTTTCTCCTAAATGAAGAATCTCTTTAGTGGGAATTCCCTTTCCTTCGTCTAAAATTTCTAATGTGACTTGTTTTTCTTGAAATAGTGTAATATAAATTGTTTTACCTGTAGGTGTGTAACGAATTGAGTTATCAAGTAAATTGTGGATAACCTGTTGAAAACGATCTGGGTCAACATTTGCGATAATCGTCTCATCTAAATTCTTTTGAATTTTAATATTACGTTTAATGAGGATTTGAGAATATGTTTCAATTGTATCTTCAATTAGCTGAGCAATTACGTTAGGTTCTTGACTAAGTGGAAATTGCTGACCATCTAATGTGGCCAAGTCAAGTAAATCTCTAACTAACCTTTGCATCCGACTAGCCTCTTTCTGAATGATACCAACATATTTTAGTTGTTGTTCTTGTTTTATTACACCATCTAAAATTGCTTCACTATATCCCTTAACATAACTTAATGGCGTTCTTAATTCATGCGAAACATTGGCTAAAAACTCTTTTCTATTTTCATCTTCTTTTTGTAAAGAATCAGACATTGAGTTAAACGCAGTAGCTAGTTTTCCTATTTCATCACCACTATTATAGTGTATACGTTCGGTGTAATCACCATTTGCCATTTTATAAGATATTTGCTCCATTCTGGATAAAGGCTTAATCATTTGTTTTATTATACTTCTACCAATTAAAAGAATAATGAAAGCAAATAACAATGTACTAATCGTAAAGATCCATTTTGATTGTTGGATCAATTCTGTAACACTCCGTAAAGGTAAGTGTAAATAAATAATTCCTTCCAGTTTTTCTTTTTTTACAACTGGAACAACAACACCAATTATTTGATGCTTAAATCTTTTTTCAAATCCTGTTTTCGTAATCACTTTTCCTTTTAATAAAGTTTCACGATCATCTTCAGTAATGAAAGATTCGTGGCTTACATTATAGGGAATACATGCACTTAAATCTCTAGGATTACTAATAAATAAAACATTAGCATTTGAAACAGCATCAAATTTTGAAACAAATTCTGAAAAGTCATTAACATTATTCGTTTTATGATAATGTTTTACTAAACTTGTACCTTCTTGGATTAAAGTGGAACGAACATATGAAACATATAATTGCTTATATGCAAATTGAAACATTAAAAAGAAAAAGATTGTTGTACAAATTACGATTAAACAAATCGTTAACCAAAGCTTTTGTAAAAACGATAACGAATAGAGTAATTTCCTCATCCGTTTATCCCAAATTTATACCCTACACCCCAAACAGTAGAAATATAATCTGCATCCTGTCCTAATTTAATTCTTAATGTTTTAATATGTGTATCAACTGTTCTGGCTGTACCAAAATAATCGAAACC
This genomic interval from Gottfriedia acidiceleris contains the following:
- a CDS encoding glucose-6-phosphate isomerase, which translates into the protein MTSHIKFDYSKAKMFFQDHEISYLRDAVKLFHHTIHEKTGAGSDFLGWVELPNDYDKEEFSRIQKAAEKIKSDSDVLLVIGIGGSYLGARAAIEMLQHSFFNIASKEERKAPQVFFVGNNISSTYMHDLTQVLKDKDFSINVISKSGTTTEPAIAFRIFRKLLEEKYGVEEAKHRIYATTDKERGALKTVADEKGYETFVIPDDVGGRYSVLTAVGLLPIAAAGIDIEQMMKGAQDAYKEYNSSELEDNQAYQYAVVRNVLYNKGKTIEMLVNYEPSLQYFGEWWKQLFGESEGKDQKGIYPSSANFSTDLHSLGQYVQEGRRDLFETVLSVENPRHELTIELEDNDSDGLNYLAGKTVDFVNKKAFEGTILAHADGGVPNLIVSLPKLDEYTFGYTVYFFELACAMSGYLLGVNPFDQPGVEAYKKNMFALLGKPGFEELKMQLEERLK
- a CDS encoding sensor histidine kinase, yielding MRKLLYSLSFLQKLWLTICLIVICTTIFFFLMFQFAYKQLYVSYVRSTLIQEGTSLVKHYHKTNNVNDFSEFVSKFDAVSNANVLFISNPRDLSACIPYNVSHESFITEDDRETLLKGKVITKTGFEKRFKHQIIGVVVPVVKKEKLEGIIYLHLPLRSVTELIQQSKWIFTISTLLFAFIILLIGRSIIKQMIKPLSRMEQISYKMANGDYTERIHYNSGDEIGKLATAFNSMSDSLQKEDENRKEFLANVSHELRTPLSYVKGYSEAILDGVIKQEQQLKYVGIIQKEASRMQRLVRDLLDLATLDGQQFPLSQEPNVIAQLIEDTIETYSQILIKRNIKIQKNLDETIIANVDPDRFQQVIHNLLDNSIRYTPTGKTIYITLFQEKQVTLEILDEGKGIPTKEILHLGERFYRVDKARSRNEGGTGLGLAIVKHIIDQHNGKIKFMNIDGKGLKVIITLPIFEI
- a CDS encoding YugN family protein gives rise to the protein MYPLKSKLENAIFPLNDIEGKLKNHGFVIGANWEYDHGSFDLLMQDDDGYQYLRLPFNVTSGSLDMDGAVVQFETPFLLTHIYNEGLDDNVGIEGNLTGSLNQFQEPLEKDGKVPRKYQIKGFEILKRIEDELL
- a CDS encoding potassium channel family protein — encoded protein: MFRNQPIYFKSYTLFKITLILLSLIAIFGLIIHFAEPFTFPTVWDGMWWSIVTTFTVGYGDYVPLSPVGRFFAVILILLGTGFGSYYMISFTAQTFKNQDADFRGALTFTKKNHIIIVGWNERVKNVIKQLRASSNQVYIVLIDESLELLPPDLEKVHFVKGSASNDSVLEKANIKFANTILITADQNKNEQDADMQTILTIIATKGLNQSINCIAEILTKNQVINANRAGANEIIEAHLLTSFVMSGSIMHKGYSDVVLKLTNQLENFTVKILEVEQKMIGKFYFDIVVEELNNDKMIIGIIRDKQTIIRPDKSIKITKDDFLILLT
- a CDS encoding CvfD/Ygs/GSP13 family RNA-binding post-transcriptional regulator; this translates as MAQNYNIGKVYTGKVTGIQTYGAFISLDQQTQGLVHISEIINGYVRDIRDYISVGQLVNVRVLSIDEMTGKISLSLKGASIDQGFNGEENLKHAARLLRELKPDGFSTLHKKLNEWLRVEMKKENMTN
- a CDS encoding DUF378 domain-containing protein — encoded protein: MSTLQRIALIFTIIGAINWGLIGFFQFDLVAAIFGGADSAFARIIYGIVGISGLINLGLLFKPSEELGTHPETNEVR
- a CDS encoding alpha/beta fold hydrolase, with protein sequence MNHSGTMQSTYKVSGLDVYYELYGYHNSNKQDSKVFVLIHGFLSSCFSFRRLIPFISKDHVVVVIDLPPFGKSGKHLNFKYSYDNFANVVISLVNHLNLQNIYLVGHSMGGQIALYVTKKEPELVKKVILLCSSGYLGRANPHLIISSYFPFFYLYIKRHLAKQGIMNSLISVVHNQKLIDDEMINGYKEPFLQDEIFRALTKMIRDREGDLSPEDLQNISVPTLLIWGEKDKVVPLEVGERLHRDLRYSTLYTYPEAGHLIPEEIPEHIYERISNFV
- a CDS encoding MgtC/SapB family protein, which gives rise to MDLQPDILIKLLVSAMLGSVIGLERELKRKPLGLKTCLVISIMSCLLTIVSISSAFSFHGSDYLNITMDPLRLPAQIVSGIGFVGAGVILRRGNDTIAGLTTAAMIWGASGIGIIVGAGFYAEALAGVGLLIISVELIPYLINKLGPKRLKERDISLKLTVLGSDNINIVIDQITAQDITVKNIKIKGLNNDEHYVQMKLLVFNKRRTTEIYYDIEQIENIRGIEIESI